GTCTTAATAGGCTTTTCGTATCTGTCGTTGAGTCTGCTGACAGTCCATGCGACTGCAACCACACGAACTCTCGATCAAACAACGCGATGAGTGGCTGGTAAAGTGACACCGATAACACGCTGTCTGCGAGAAGCTTTTGCACTTGTTTGGCATCAGCATTAAAGCTGTCCATCAGCACTTGCTTGGCATAATCAGGCTGCTCTTCAAGGACAGATTCTGCGTCAATCATCGCAAGCAGCAATCGCGATACGTCTTCATCGGAAAGGCGTCGATGCGCCAGCATCAATTCATATTGCAGGAACGTTCCGGGAAAGTACTTCACAAAGCCGGTCTGGTTTGTTTGAGAAATAAGCTCTGAAACAAAGGGCTCTCGAATGGTTATATAGTCGCATTCACCTTCAATGAGGTGACGATTGAGCTCAGAGACGGGCACAAATTTAAAGATGACATTTTGCGCGCCACTTCGTTCAGTCAAAGCTTGTCCAAAAAAGTGCAGCGCCGATACATATTGCGTACAAAGCACCTTATTTTCGAGATCCGCGAGGCTCGAAAATGGTTGCAGGCTTGCAATAGCATTGGAGTTATCTGAATCAAAGACCGTCGCCACTACACGATAATCCGGTAGTAAATTTTGACGTGCGAGATAGGCAATATCCGCGGCGAATATGACGTCAGCATCGACTTTACCATCAATCACTGAACGCAGCGCTAATGTTCCACTGGGTCTAGGTTCGATTGTCAGGTTCAGATTTTGTTTTTCAAACCTTTCCGCGGCATGGGCGAGATACAACAAGCTTGCACCGGGCTGAAGACCCGTTACCACGGTGACATTTTTAGGTAGAGATTGCGTTGTTTCCTTCTCGCCACAGCTCAAAAGCAGTGTGGCGCACAACATCATAATCGGCACACGTCCCATGTAATGTACCTCGCCTTTTTCTTTTAATATAGTAAACAATTGGCCGTATTGTATATTTCCTTCAGAAGTACAAAAGAATGAGCAATTAGGCAGCAACAATATCTTAAAAATAGATTGTTGATTGCCATGCTTTGGCAGCGGTGGTCTAATATGGACTCAACGGAAAGCCCTGATTGTAAAGGCTCTCTCTCAGAACAAAGGAAGCATGCCCCATGTCTCAGCACCAACCCACTTTTTTCTTCTTCGATTACGAAACTTGGGGGGTGAGCCCGGCGAAAGACAGGCCTTGTCAGTTCGCTGGGGTAAGAACGGATGCAGACTTTAATATCATTGGCGAGCCTTTGGTCATTTATTGCCAACCACCCGCCGATTACCTTCCTTCACCAGAAGCCGCGCTCATTACCGGAATTACGCCTCAGCTATGCCAAGAAAAAGGGCTCTCGGAGCCTGAGTTCATCGCCAAGATTCATGAACAATTAGCGACGCCAAATACCACCAGTCTCGGCTATAACAGCATTCGCTTTGACGATGAAGTGACTCGATACACTTGCTACCGCAATTTCATCGATCCTTATGCTTGGAGCTGGCAAAACGGAAACTCTCGTTGGGATCTACTCGATGTAATGAGAGCGTGTCACGCACTGCGCCCAGATGGTATTGAGTGGCCAGAAAATGAAGAAGGATTTACCAGCTTCAAATTGGAGCACCTTTCTGTTGCCAACGGTATTGAGCATGAAAATGCTCACGATGCGATGGCCGATGTCATCGCTACTATTGAGCTCGCGAAAAAAGTTAAAGCGGCTCAGCCTAAGCTGTTTGATTATTTCTATTCAATGCGCCAAAAGCGCAAATTGAACGAGTTGGTTGATATCGTCAATATGACGCCACTAATGCACGTCTCAGGAATGCTCGGGAAAGAGTGTCAGTACACTAGCTGGGTCGTACCAATTGCTTGGCATCCTACCAATCAAAACGCAGTTATTGTCGCGGATTTAGCGAAAGATCCTCAGCCTTTGCTCGATCTTGATGTTGAAGCGCTGCACCAAAGACTCTACACCAAGCGCGATGAACTCGGTCAAGATGAGCTTCCGGTGCCACTCAAACTTATTCACTTAAACAAGTGCCCAATTCTAGCGCCGGCCAAAACACTCACTGCCGAAAATGCAGCGAACATTGGTATTGACCGAGAGCAGTGTTTAAAGAACCTTGCGCTTATTAAGCAGCATCCAGAAGTTCGTGAGAAGTTGATCGG
The Vibrio sp. CB1-14 DNA segment above includes these coding regions:
- the sbcB gene encoding exodeoxyribonuclease I; its protein translation is MSQHQPTFFFFDYETWGVSPAKDRPCQFAGVRTDADFNIIGEPLVIYCQPPADYLPSPEAALITGITPQLCQEKGLSEPEFIAKIHEQLATPNTTSLGYNSIRFDDEVTRYTCYRNFIDPYAWSWQNGNSRWDLLDVMRACHALRPDGIEWPENEEGFTSFKLEHLSVANGIEHENAHDAMADVIATIELAKKVKAAQPKLFDYFYSMRQKRKLNELVDIVNMTPLMHVSGMLGKECQYTSWVVPIAWHPTNQNAVIVADLAKDPQPLLDLDVEALHQRLYTKRDELGQDELPVPLKLIHLNKCPILAPAKTLTAENAANIGIDREQCLKNLALIKQHPEVREKLIGLYSIEREYAEDNDVDTQLYSGFFTPADKSAMDIIRETDPNNLSALDISFSDPRIEPLLFRYRARHFAWTLDESEQARWTNHCREFFESRIEDYMLNMENLVHEHESDEKKLAILKSVYRYVERLVS
- a CDS encoding ABC transporter substrate-binding protein — encoded protein: MGRVPIMMLCATLLLSCGEKETTQSLPKNVTVVTGLQPGASLLYLAHAAERFEKQNLNLTIEPRPSGTLALRSVIDGKVDADVIFAADIAYLARQNLLPDYRVVATVFDSDNSNAIASLQPFSSLADLENKVLCTQYVSALHFFGQALTERSGAQNVIFKFVPVSELNRHLIEGECDYITIREPFVSELISQTNQTGFVKYFPGTFLQYELMLAHRRLSDEDVSRLLLAMIDAESVLEEQPDYAKQVLMDSFNADAKQVQKLLADSVLSVSLYQPLIALFDREFVWLQSHGLSADSTTDTKSLLRPKPLRDAAPLRQTILDYENEY